The following coding sequences are from one Kwoniella bestiolae CBS 10118 chromosome 2, complete sequence window:
- a CDS encoding glycine cleavage system T protein: MIALQPILRCSRAIKPNSVSRQGILTLSRGFASSLRMSEELSKTPLYDFHVQNKAKMVPFAGWSMPLSYGEVGQITAHKHVRSSAGLFDVSHMLQHTFTGPGSQEFLLSLCPSSLDKLKPFSSTLSVLLNEEGGIIDDTIITKHSDDSFYVVTNAGRAKEAKEWINKKLSEWKGGEVKWDTLEGWGLVALQGPKSSDVLKQIFLKDGGFDLDGVKFGQSAFVELDGVKCHVARGGYTGEDGFEISIPPAHAVGLTSKITNHPDVQLIGLGARDSLRLEAGMCLYGHDLDESVSPVEAGLSWVIGKDRRAEGSEPSFPGKSRILSELSSGPSRRRVGFEITGSPAREGCKVFDATGSTQLGVITSGIPSPTLGKNIAMGYIANGSQKKGTSVMVEVRKKLREAVVTPMPFVPTKYFK; this comes from the exons ATGATTGCCTTACAGCCTATCCTACGATGCTCTCGAGCTATCAAACCCAACAGTGTATCCCGACAAGGAATACTTACCCTCTCCAGGGGGTTCGCTTCTTCTTTGAGAATGTCCGAGGAA CTCAGCAAAACACCGCTATACGACTTTCACGTGCAGAACAAAGCCAAGATGGTCCCATTCGCTGGATGGAGTATGCCCTTAAGCTACGGTGAAGTTGGTCAGA TCACCGCGCACAAGCACGTCCGCTCCTCCGCAGGTCTATTCGACGTCTCCCACATGCTCCAACACACTTTCACTGGCCCAGGCTCCCAAGAAttcctcctatccctctgtccctcctctctcgacAAGCTCAAGCCGTTCAGCTCGACCTTGAGCGTACTGCTGAATGAAGAAGGGGGTATAATAGACGATACAATCATCACTAAGCATTCCGACGACTCGTTCTACGTAGTTACCAATGCGGGCAGGGCAAAGGAAGCCAAAGAGTGGATTAACAAGAAACTTAGCGAGTGGAAAGGAGGGGAGGTCAAGTGGGATACATTGGAGGGATGGGGGTTGGTAGCTTTACAGGGTCCCAAGTCGTCGGATGTGCTTAAGCAGATTTTCCTCAAGGATGGAGGGTTCGATTTGGATGGGGTGAAATTTGGACAAAGTGCGTTTGTAGAGCTTGATGGGGTGAAGTGTCATGTTGCGAGGGGTGGATATAccggtgaagatgggtttgag ATCTCAATCCCACCTGCTCATGCCGTTGGTCTCACATCCAAAATAACCAACCACCCCGATGTCCAGCTGATCGGACTTGGCGCAAGAGATTCCCTAAGATTGGAAGCCGGTATGTGTCTCTACGGCCACGATCTGGACGAATCCGTCAGTCCCGTCGAAGCAGGTTTGAGCTGGGTCATAG GCAAAGACAGACGAGCAGAGGGATCTGAACCCTCTTTCCCTGGTAAATCACGTATCTTATCTGAATTATCCTCTGGACCATCAAGGAGGAGGGTAGGATTTGAAATCACCGGTTCGCCCGCTAGAGAGGGATGTAAGGTGTTTGATGCGACGGGTAGCACACAGCTTG GTGTCATCACATCTGGTATTCCATCCCCCACGTTGGGCAAGAACATCGCAATGGGATATATAGCCAACGGATCGCAAAAGAAGGGAACATCGGTAATGGTTGAGGTGAGaaagaagttgagggaggcGGTCGTCACTCCCATGCCTTTCGTACCTACCAAGTACTTCAAGTAG